From bacterium, the proteins below share one genomic window:
- a CDS encoding MraY family glycosyltransferase, which yields MIEYLLLFLMALTVSYFLTPLVRKYSLKMDLVDYHKSQNKCIITRLGGLAIIISFVTTLGLTFILYHQPFVGILSQVSGLFLGIIIIMSMGIYDDIKKLSAKFKFGIQLVVALLMIGFGFRLEAISLPFYSGTIHPGWVSLPLTLFWIVGITNTINLIDGLDGLAAGIVFIASISLFGVAVIGGDVVLALFTAILAGSTLGFLRHNLPPAKIFMGDTGSNFLGYILALLALLSSQPGSGGKTPFIIFVVVLGVPILDTSLAIIRRTARGVNIFQADKDHLHHKLIHRGLSHLRVLMVLYGLSALLGFIALALFIEHHILITISLILLGAVIISGLVSLKIISDFGWRNSSPLRS from the coding sequence ATGATTGAATATCTGCTATTGTTTCTTATGGCTTTAACTGTCTCATACTTTCTCACCCCTTTAGTGAGAAAATATTCACTCAAGATGGATCTGGTTGACTACCATAAATCCCAGAATAAGTGTATCATCACCAGATTAGGAGGGTTAGCGATCATAATCTCCTTCGTCACTACTTTGGGATTGACTTTTATCCTTTATCATCAACCATTTGTGGGCATCCTTTCTCAGGTTTCCGGTCTCTTCCTGGGGATCATCATCATTATGTCAATGGGAATATACGATGATATCAAGAAACTTTCGGCCAAGTTCAAGTTCGGCATTCAGTTAGTGGTAGCGCTCCTTATGATCGGCTTTGGTTTCAGGCTTGAGGCAATCAGCCTGCCATTCTATTCGGGGACTATTCATCCGGGCTGGGTTAGTTTACCTTTAACTCTTTTCTGGATTGTGGGAATTACTAATACCATTAATCTAATTGATGGTCTGGATGGTCTGGCCGCCGGGATTGTTTTTATTGCTTCCATAAGTCTCTTTGGAGTGGCGGTAATTGGAGGAGATGTGGTTTTAGCCCTCTTTACGGCTATTTTAGCCGGCAGCACTTTGGGGTTTCTAAGACATAATTTACCACCGGCCAAGATATTTATGGGTGATACCGGAAGCAACTTTTTGGGATACATCCTAGCTCTCCTAGCTCTCCTTAGTTCCCAACCCGGTAGCGGGGGGAAAACGCCCTTTATCATCTTTGTGGTGGTTCTCGGCGTGCCGATATTAGATACCTCATTGGCCATCATTCGTCGGACCGCCCGGGGTGTCAATATCTTCCAGGCCGATAAAGACCACTTACACCACAAGCTTATTCACCGGGGGCTGAGTCACCTTCGAGTTTTAATGGTCCTATATGGTCTTTCAGCTTTATTGGGTTTTATTGCCCTGGCCCTTTTTATCGAACATCATATCCTGATCACAATTTCTCTTATTCTTTTAGGGGCTGTAATTATTTCGGGTTTGGTAAGCTTAAAGATTATTTCGGATTTCGGATGGCGAAATAGTTCACCCCTGAGATCTTAA